The proteins below come from a single Mya arenaria isolate MELC-2E11 chromosome 8, ASM2691426v1 genomic window:
- the LOC128242468 gene encoding guanine nucleotide exchange factor MSS4-like has translation MSEMTESNITQFQDECNCNDQTIICERCQSVVLLPKKAKNAKIEKFLPHMKKKSEQQEPDDGETLEEFWLVDDMFTFENVGFSNAVDGIKYLVCADCEIGPIGYHDTKNQKEFYIAHKRIQYKQ, from the exons ATGAGCGAAATGACTGAATCCAATATAACACAATTTCAGGATGAATGCAACTGTAACGACCAAACAATCATTTGCGAAAGATGTCAGTCTGTCGTCCTGCTTCCAAAGAAAGCAAAAAATGCGAAAATTGAG AAGTTCCTGCCACACATGAAGAAGAAATCGGAGCAGCAAGAGCCAGATGATGGGGAGACACTGGAGGAATTCTGGCTCGTGGATGACATGTTTACGTTCGAAAATGTCGGCTTTTCCAATGCTGTAGATGGCATCAAATACCTTGTCTGTGCGGACTGTGAAATTGGACCAATTGGTTATCATGATACAAAGAACCAGAAAGAGTTCTACATTGCTCACAAaagaatacaatataaacaatga
- the LOC128242258 gene encoding uncharacterized protein LOC128242258 — protein sequence MSDKKKCQYFEKCYRKDKNHLAEYLHPRDLKAAAADKTDVKPAMRKEKTVELKDEEVPVKTSLRKRKTHEMSVYDDDTPAEPPAKRVKREKSKTSADKEPAKEDTAKSPTPASEPSPSTSKSPSPGAGKRMRCKYWDKCYRKDKGHKALYVHPGDPDEKQAEKFKEGVAGRTRTAARPKPLHHMDSIDSVLSGGMTLKRTGSVYACTCEEYKGSENFGKAENMKTCSHLVKYLGEDFERVRCELPEKGKKAHIPQHVKISVLLAHKYKDGETNPTNWWMSEKLDGVRAYWNGRCFYSRLGNAFYAPSWFTKDLPKDMHLDGELFGGRKKFQSTVSIVKTPEHPKWNTIKYCVFDAPHLEKEPFEKRMKAIQDQFEKVKPAYAKFVDHEKCRGTDHVDKELARIIALGGEGLMIRKPGSKYERTRSTTLLKIKKFHDAEAIVIGYEPSKSNPGLTGALWVKMACGKKFKVGSGLSNKDRRSPPKKGTIITYKFQELTNSGSPRFPSYVGIRIDMTEPKDAEGVVMVGNDDE from the exons ATGTCAGACAAGAAGAAGTGTCAGTACTTTGAGAAGTGTTATAGGAAAGACAAGAATCACCTGGCGGAGTATCTGCATCCACGGGACCTAAAAGCTGCAGCAGCCGACAAGACAG atGTGAAGCCGGCGATGCGTAAAGAGAAAACCGTGGAGCTGAAAGATGAGGAGGTCCCGGTAAAAACTAGCCTACGCAAGCGCAAAACACATGAGATGAGTGTGTATGATGATGACACTCCTGCGGAACCCCCAGCGAAACGAG ttaaaagagAAAAATCTAAAACCTCAGCTGACAAAGAGCCTGCTAAAGAAGACACAGCAAAATCCCCAACCCCTGCTTCTGAGCCCTCTCCCTCCACCAGTAAATCTCCAAGCCCAGGTGCGGGGAAACGGATGCGATGCAAGTACTGGGACAAATGTTACCGCAAGGACAAAGGTCACAAGGCCCTGTATGTCCATCCAGGGGACCCTGATGAAAAACAGGCAGAAAAGTTTAAAG AGGGAGTGGCAGGAAGAACGAGGACGGCCGCGAGACCCAAGCCTTTACATCACATGGACAGTATAGACTCTGTGTTATCTGGAGGCATGACTCTCAAACGCACAGGCAGTGTGTATGCATGCAC ATGTGAAGAGTACAAAGGATCCGAAAACTTTGGTAAGGCTGAGAACATGAAGACTTGTAGCCACTTGGTGAAGTACCTGGGCGAGGACTTCGAGCGCGTGCGGTGTGAACTGCCGGAGAAAGGAAAGAAGGCACATATACCACAGCATGTCAAGATCAGCGTCCTCCTCGCACACAAATACAAGGATGG GGAAACAAACCCAACAAACTGGTGGATGAGCGAGAAGCTGGATGGAGTGCGAGCGTACTGGAATGGCAGATGCTTCTACTCTCGCCTCGGCAACGCATTCTACGCACCCTCATGGTTCACCAAG GACCTACCTAAGGACATGCATTTAGACGGAGAACTGTTCGGGGGTCGCAAGAAGTTCCAATCCACTGTCAGCATCGTGAAAACTCCAGAACACCCCAAATGGAACACCATCAAATACTGT GTTTTTGACGCCCCACATCTGGAAAAGGAGCCATTTGAAAAAAGAATGAAAGCTATTCAAGACCAGTTTGAGAAAGTCAA GCCAGCGTATGCAAAGTTTGTTGATCACGAGAAGTGTAGAGGGACAGATCATGTTGACAAAGAGCTGGCCAGGATAATCGCCCTGGGAGGAGAGGGGCTGATGATCCGAAAGCCTGGGTCAAAATATGAACGGACCAGGTCCACTACACTGCTCAAGATTAAGAAGTTCCATGATGCTGAG GCTATAGTGATAGGGTATGAGCCCAGCAAGTCCAACCCTGGTCTCACCGGGGCTCTCTGGGTAAAGATGGCCTGTGGCAAGAAATTCAAGGTCGGATCTGG ATTGTCAAACAAGGATCGCAGGAGTCCCCCAAAGAAGGGTACAATTATAACGTACAAGTTTCAAGAATTGACCAATTCCGGCAGTCCAAGATTCCCGTCCTATGTGGGAATCAGAATAGACATGACAGAACCAAAAGACGCGGAGGGCGTTGTCATGGTGGGCAATGATGACGAGTGA
- the LOC128243146 gene encoding peroxisomal coenzyme A diphosphatase NUDT7-like, with protein MSHRSKFFASVQRKGLPIQICQMDTTSNASPDEQVERLKGIFNKFDIRENPALYNKLPLKDLELRKASVLIPLQYIDGEFHVILTLRSEKLTHHAGVVAFPGGNQDDSDNDHIHTALREAEEEIGLLPSHVKVIGVFFPQIVSPFTLVHPVIGVVDSNFVAKPNENEVSLVFKIPLRRFLSSERTKVVSYHSPVDAVYHIHHFYDTCDGKSVDTFGYTAALCVETALGALQSDKTFVFYNNIETSKDNLFHPEQFVHVLTQILKKKKLQNDSKL; from the coding sequence GACTACCAATACAGATATGTCAAATGGATACAACATCAAATGCTTCCCCAGATGAACAAGTTGAAAGGCTGAAGGGTATCTTTAACAAGTTTGACATAAGAGAGAATCCTGCACTTTATAACAAACTTCCATTAAAGGATTTGGAACTCAGAAAAGCTAGTGTTCTCATACCACTACAGTATATTGATGGTGAATTTCATGTGATCTTGACTTTGAGGTCAGAAAAACTGACACATCATGCTGGGGTAGTGGCATTTCCCGGGGGAAATCAGGATGACTCTGATAATGATCACATACATACAGCTCTGAGAGAAGCTGAAGAGGAAATAGGGCTTCTTCCTTCACATGTCAAGGTCATTGGCGTGTTCTTTCCACAAATAGTTTCACCCTTTACTCTTGTCCACCCAGTAATTGGTGTGGTAGACTCGAACTTTGTCGCAAAACCAAATGAAAACGAAGTCTCCTTAGTATTTAAAATACCACTCAGAAGATTCTTAAGTTCTGAGAGAACAAAAGTTGTGAGCTATCATTCTCCTGTTGACGCAGTGTACCATATTCACCATTTTTATGATACCTGTGATGGAAAATCTGTAGACACGTTTGGATACACTGCTGCTCTGTGCGTGGAGACAGCTCTTGGTGCGCTCCAGTCagacaaaacatttgtattctaCAACAACATAGAAACTTCGAAAGACAATCTGTTCCATCCAGAGCAGTTTGTCCATGTTCTCACACAgattttgaagaagaaaaagcTGCAAAACGATTCAAAGCTTTAG
- the LOC128243147 gene encoding uncharacterized Nudix hydrolase NudL-like: MMENLKDPAFEELVERMKEFDIRYNPDKHRLKNYNPDMPLRPASVLLPLFYRNGQLHILLTIRSSGMPTHAGQVAFPGGMRAPDDPDAIATALREAEEEVGIVPSEVKVIAVLPPCIVRPKSLVTCVVALIPSGFEPQINPREVDYVFDLPLRRFLSDEGRSAEEFQWNSAIPFSVYHFKDTIKGQEVDTWGFTAIQIAQTALVCYQSDVELVSMNRRVLTRKNCFNVEITEVILENYIKNAKL; this comes from the coding sequence ATGATGGAAAATCTAAAGGATCCTGCGTTTGAAGAACTAGTTGAAAGAATGAAAGAGTTTGACATCCGCTACAACCCTGACAAACACCGGTTAAAGAACTACAACCCAGACATGCCTCTTCGCCCGGCCAGCGTCCTCCTGCCTCTCTTTTACCGTAATGGCCAGCTACACATACTTTTGACTATCCGCTCCAGTGGAATGCCGACCCATGCTGGTCAAGTGGCATTTCCTGGTGGAATGAGAGCACCTGATGACCCTGACGCCATAGCAACAGCCTTGAGGGAAGCAGAGGAGGAAGTTGGCATTGTGCCAAGTGAGGTGAAGGTCATTGCTGTTCTTCCTCCCTGCATTGTTCGACCAAAATCCCTTGTTACATGCGTGGTAGCACTAATTCCAAGTGGTTTTGAACCTCAGATTAATCCAAGGGAGGTTGATTATGTGTTTGATTTACCGCTAAGAAGATTTCTTAGTGATGAAGGTAGATCAGCGGAGGAATTTCAGTGGAATTCTGCAATACCATTTAGTGTCTACCATTTCAAGGACACCATTAAAGGTCAAGAAGTTGATACCTGGGGGTTTACAGCGATTCAGATTGCCCAGACAGCTCTGGTGTGTTACCAGTCTGATGTAGAATTAGTTAGTATGAATAGACGTGTGTTAACAAGGAAGAATTGTTTTAACGTTGAAATAACCGAAGTTATTCtagaaaattatataaaaaacgcAAAACTATAG